The Paenibacillus sp. RC334 nucleotide sequence CTATACGTTCTACCGACCAAGCCTGCATATCGAACTATTTGTTGGACGGAGGTCCATATACATAGATTATTCCATATAGCCATATAGTAGAACATGAATTCGCCGCTTGGACATTTGCTGTAACCGCCGTTCCAACTGTTCGTTGCGCCGCCGATCAGCCGTCAGCCGAAGACAGCCATATATAAAACTCAAGCTGGCGTTTCGGGGACGTATCCCTTTCAGTCTTGCTTGCCTGTTGCCGATTAAATAACCATAAAGCTTGGGGTATCGAAAAAGCCCCTTAGCCAAGGGACTTTTTTATTTTGCGGATTGCAAATCTCTATATCTGCTCCCAAATAGGGGCAGTACCTGGAACGAAGGGCATGGAGAACGGGCTGAAGGGCGGGCTATCATATTGCTTTATGTAGTCTTTATCATCTCAGTAGACACGGAGCCTGATAAACCATTCCTCATGGAAAATTAATACGCCGTCCAGTCGCCACCGGCGGCGATCACGACCCCGTTTATGAAACGGGAATCTTCAGACGCAATAGTTTTTCAATATTTTCATCATTCTTCTTCAATCTATTCAGAAACTCTTGTTGATTCACACCCATCTCCCCTACCGTACCTTGTCCTTTTGAATAAGCTTATAATAAATGCGTGCAGGCTCTGACTCTCCAGTGGATAAAATGTATTCTGCTAAAGGTGCGCACAGCTTTTGAAGATAGAAGGAGTATAGCAGCTCCGCCGTGTCAAAATGAATTTTCAACACCTGTCTCATCAATCCTTCAAATTTGGGATAATCCAGTTCCTCCGGGGTGATATCAAACGGGTATTCAGGAAAGGTTTTTTTCTGAATTTCGATAAATTGCTCCCTAAGCTTTGGTTGGTTGCCTGATCGCGCGGCTGAGAAATTCATCATAAAAAACGATATAAAATCTGTCTCACGATCACTTAATTCATAATACTCACACCAACGCATGAACATCAGCGGTTTTACCATATATAAATCCCCTTTTAACGAAGTTCAGATTAATCGTTGAATCACACAAAATCTAACAGGTTCCAGCATATGTAATATATAGGTTAAGTCCCATTTTAAAATATGATTCCTTAAACAAATTTTGCATTTTAACATATCCCTCCTATCTTACATCTCCGTAAATAGCCTACAAAGAACGCTCAACAAAAAAGACCTTTTCAACATCTTAATGACGCTGACCAGGTCTTCTCATGGAAATCCGTATCTTCACATTCGTGTTTATTCTAATCCTCTACATAGCTAACCGATTACAGACTGCAAGTGAAAACATAGGCGGGCGGGACGTTGTAATGTACCTTTTTGATCTGGATGTCGCCAAAGAAGGTACGAAAAAAATTGTGTTTTACCTTACTATACTGGAACGTAATAAATTTGCCCTCCTGACCCAGTACTTCGGCCGTTTGTCCCAAAATCAGGCTGGATAAGGCGGCAGGCAAGCTGGTAAAAGGGAGTCCTGATACGATGTAATCCACTTTCGAGACATGATACTGTTTCATATACCGGGCTACATGCTCGGCCGATCCATGAATGACGTGTACTTGCTCCAAGTGTCCGTACTTGCTTTGCAATGTTTTGTAAAACGATTCATTGGCCTCAATCACTAGCAGTAGCGTATCCGGGCGCTTGTTCTTAATCAGTTCTTGCGTAAACACACCGGTACCTGCACCATACTCAATGATGCACGATGCTTGGTCAAAGTAGATTGGTGTGGTAATTTGCTTGGCCAACTGTTTTGAGCTTGGTATAACAGCGCCTACGCTGCGTGGATGCCTGATGTACTCTCGAATAAAGTGAATCGCATTCATCTTTCCCTCTCCTTGCTTAACACACTTGATAGGCATTCGGTTCATCAAGGTATCGCATTACACATTCATTGTATATCGATCAGAATAGTCATTTCAAGCAGGCTACAGTCTGAATAAAAGAAAGAGGACAGCCTTATTCGAAACTAGTCAAATAAAACTTCCCTCTCGCTGTGCCATCTATTTTTCTATCGTGTCCAAACTTGGACTCTCCGTCTTGGATGCCTGTCCACCTTTGCGCCGCCGTGCGCCCAAGCGCATGGCAACAATCCGATAGATTGAGGCAGGGCGTATGGATACGGCCCAGTTCGCGTCCGCATCCGGTGCAAGCACGACTCCCAACTGGTGGTGATCACCATCGTACATACCGCGCTGCACAAACTTGCTCTCACCTTGAAGGTTACGTACCTCCAGCTTGCAAAAAGCAGAGTTGATCCGCAAGGCTTGGTGCAATTCGTTGCGGCTGTTCACGACGACGCTGTTGACGCGGTAAATGGCCTCGCCGGGCAGAATACCCATCGCCGTCGCCGGACTGTCCGGCAGCACAGCCAGCACACGCAGCCCTTGCTCCGGATGAACAAACATAGGGCTGAGACGGCTCTCTTCCATGTTGCCGTACCAGATCAGCGCCTCATGGGCCAGGAAGGAGAACAACGCTGCCACCAGCGTCAGCGGACTCCACCACGCCGCCAGCAGGCTCAGCAGGAGCAAGGCTCCACTGTAGAGAAGCAGGCGGTTGGACGTTAGCACCGCCTTCTGGCGTGGCAACTGGCCTAACGTCACGCTGCTGAAGCCCATAAGAACAGGCAAGGCTGCCAGCATATATCCGGTTCCATCACCAAACAGCGGCGTCCACGGAAGCGCAAAACCTCCCTGAACAGGAACCAGAAGCAACAACGGAATGGGCCAGAGGTCTTCCATCCGGTAGCCTCCGACCAGCCTTCCCCGCTTGCCCTCCACGAACAGTGGTGTTGCGGCCTTTCCTCCCTGCCAGCGAACCAGTAGCGCCTCAGCCACATGCAGCACAGCAACCAGTACCAGCAACGCAGGAATATCCAATCCACGGATGGCTGCCACCGATGTTCCAAGCGTTCCCACAGGCTGCCAGCCCTCTGCCACGTTCAGAGCAAACTGGGCTACACCCAGCAGGCCCACCGAATAGGCCAGGCACAGGTAACGCACGCGCACCAGCATAAGCAGCAATGTGGTCACCCACAGGCATACGATGGAGGCCGTGGTCAGATGCACACTTACGAACATTCCCAGAGCAGACAGGGCCAGCCCCGCAATTAGACCACTCCAGACCACACGCCACGTCTCCCCCGGCCAATTATGCAGCCTGGTATGAAAGAGCTTGCGCTCCAGCAGCATTTGCCGACGATAGCCAAGCGCGACAATGAGTATCGAGATATAGTAAAACGGCTGCAAAAGCAGGTACAAGCAAGCATTTAGAACGCTCCATCCCCATTGTAAAGCCCATTCCAAGTTCATTCACACTCCTTATGCCCCTGGCCCGCTGTTCAGCGGATCACGTACATTTCATATCCATTTATTCTATATGAAATTGCCAACGTAGGGAAGACAATCCGGCAGACTGCAAATAAATCCCAAAATAAAAGGAGGCTGTTTCCAGCCCCCTTTGTTGTAGCCTTATTACTATTTCGCTGCGCTGGTCTTCATTTCCTTCCGAATCTCTTCAATCCCCTGCTTGAGTTGATTGTCATTTTTCGGATCGCGAATTTTTTCGATCAGCTTGGCTTCCATCGCCGCTGCTGTCTTCGCATCAATCACACCGTTAACCGTCAGCTTCGCCTGTTTTTGAAAAGCATTAACGGAGCTTTCCGTCACTTTATCAAAATAGCCGTCTTCGCGGCCTGGCTTGTAGCCCAAGCCTTGCAGAATGATTTGCGCATTTTTCACATCGCCGCTATTCATATTGTATTTCAACGGCTTTTCCTTGTTCAGTGGTGCTGCTGTGAAGAATTCAGGCTGTTCCACCGCGATATCCGGCTTAATGCCTTTTTTATGAATCCACGTTCCATCTGGCGTCAGCCATTTGGCAATCGTGATTTTAAGCAGGCTACCGTCGCCCATTTGCTTGTCATAGCTGGTCTGTACGGTACCTTTACCAAAGGAATTTTCCCCGATCAATACTGCGCCAGCCGATTGCTGGAGAGCGCCTGCCAGGATCTCGGACGCGCTTGCGCTACCTTTATTCATGAGCAGCGTCACCGGATATTTCTTACTTGATCCTTTGGATTTCTCTTCTTCACGCTTCTGATTCTTGTCTTCCACTTGCACGATCGTTTTGCCAGAAGGTACAAATTGCTGTGCGATATCAATCACGACGGAAAGTACGCCGCCCGGGTTATTACGCACGTCGATGACGAGCCCTTTAAGTCCCTGTTTTTCCAGCTTCGCGAGTTCTTCTTTAAAACGATCTGCTGTATTCAAGGAGAACTGGGTAATCGTGATTACACCTACACCGCCGCTTTCCATATGAGCCGTCACGGTTTCCATATCAATGCTGTCACGGGTAATGGTGTATTCCAACGGATCAGGAGAGCCGTTGCGCTGAATTTTGACCTTGGCCTGACTACCTTTAGGTCCACGTATTTTGGAAACGGCCTTGTTCAAATCCAGACCATCCAGCGTTTCACCGTTAACGGACAAAATAATGTCCTTGGAACGCAGTCCCGCCTTCTCGGCCGGTGAGCCTTTAATTGGCGTTACTACGACCACTTTTCCGTTTTCTGCCGCTACCTCAGCCCCGATTCCGGTAAAGGAGCCTTCAATGGACTGTTCAAACTGCTGTGCTGTTTCTTTGCCCATATAAGAGGAATATGGGTCGCCGAGCGATTCCATCATACCGTTGATGGCTCCGTCCACCAGCTTGGTACGGTCGACGTCCTGATAATATTGCCCCTGAATCAGATCCATCGCTGTCTCGATTTTGCGGATATCACTTCTGGAGGTGGAACTGCTACCTGTCACGCTCGCCAGCAGTCCTTCGCCCAGAGCGCTGCTTCCCACTGTCGTCGTTCCAGTATAAGCAAAAGTGAGCAGGCTACCGCCAAGCAGCCCAATCACCATCAAGAGTACCGCTGTACTTTTTTTCAACATCTAATCGTCCACCGCCTTCTATTGATCTTGTATACTATTGCCTTACAACGCATATCCATCCACGCAGTATACGTCTAGCTTGTACGGAATATGTTAATTGTATCCTACTCTGTGTTTCAATGCACATGTTCTGCACCGGGTATCAAGCTATGAAGACAAAGCCCTATCTACAACCGTATTGGCTACAAATAGGGCTTCCCTTTTCAACTATAGATAGTTCATCGGATTTACTGGTTTGTTATTCTCGCGCACCTCAAAATGACAATGAGGTCCTGTTGAATTGCCCGTCGAACCAACTTCTGCAATTTTTTGACCGCGTTTCACAGTCTGTCCTGTACGTACCACCGTACCGCCATTGCGAATATGTCCGTATAGGGTCCATAATCCGTCTCCGTGATCAATCACGACCGTATTGCCATAGCCACTCCACCATTCCGCAACAATGACAACACCATCTTCTGCTGCATGAATATCGGTTCCCTGTGGAGCCGCCATATCAATGCCTGTATGGCCTTTAAGCTTGCCGGTAATCGGATGTACCCGCATGCCAAAAGTAGACGAGAGTCGGTAATTGGATACAGGCAAAGCCAACGTGCCCGATCCACCCGTATACGTACTGGCTGCCGTATGACTGGAATTCGAGCCTGCGCCTGAGGATGAAGAGGCATATCGCTTGGCTTCAGCGGCACGCGCAGCCGCTCTAGCACGTGCCGCTTTAGCCGCCTGCTCCGCTCTGAGCTTATTTTTCTCCTGCAACAGACCCACACGTTTGTTAGCGAGGGCTACCAGCATATCATTTTGCTCTTCACTGATTTCATCCGACTCAGCAATATCATGATCATAATTGGCAATCAGTCTTTGCTTCTCTTTTTCCTTCGAATTCAGTTCTACTTTGGCGTCCTGCTTAAGCGCATACAGCTTCTTGGCATTTTTATATTCTGTGTCGAGCTGCTTCTTCTTGCTTACGACCAGAGCCTTGTCCTTTTTATGCTCGTCCAACAAGATTTGATCCTGCTCCACGATCGTTTTCAGGGAATCCACCCGGCTGAGGAAATCGCTAAAGCTGGCCGAAGACATAAGCACGTCCATATACGAGACCGTTCCGTCCGTATACATCAAGCGCACACGGGTCTCCAGCATCTTTTCACGTGCCTGAATGCGGTCAATCGCTTCAGATAAATCTTTTTTGGTTGCACGCAGATTATCTTCGGTTTGATCAATCTGAACCGCTACACGAGTCAACTGGTCGCTGACGCTGTTAATCTGGTCGAGTACAATTTTCAGGTTTTGCACGGTTTTATTTTTGTAATGTTGGGCATACTGTTTATCTTGAGCCGCCTTTTCCTGCTGTTGCTTGGCAGATTGGGCCTGCTTTTCCAATTGATTCAGTTGCGAATTGATTTCATGCATGCTTTTGGCATATCCGTCAGAAGGCTGGATTAGCAATGCGGCTACCAAAGTAGCGGCCAACACAGATCCTGTTTTTTTCAACTTGCACTCCCCATCCTTTATCGCAAAATAACACCGGCTTCCCCGTTCTAAAGAATACCGACTGTGACGTCCACCAATGAATCTTTATACTTTCAAGAACTTGCGCATGGATAGGGTACTGCCTACAATCCCGACGAGCATTCCCAAAATGATTAGCAGGGCACTCAATTGAATCCAAACGCCCTGAAGCGGCATAAGCTTCAACATATTCAGTGCAATATCGCCTTGAACGGCTGTAAGCAAACGCTGATAACCAGCAAACAAAATACCTACCGTAATCACAGAACCCATCAGGCCAATAAGCGCACCTTCAATAAAAAACGGCCATCGTATAAAAAAGTTGGTCGCACCAACCAGTTTCATAATGCCAATCTCTCTGCGTCGTGCCAAAATGGTCACGCGGATCGTATTCGAAATCAGGAACATGGACATAAGTCCCAATCCAGCTACGAATATAAAGCCCACATTACGGATGAGCTTGGTAATGGTGAAGAGCGTCTCCACGGTACCTTTTCCGTAACGGACCTTTAAAATCGGTTTCTCCGGATGTATCGTGTTCAGCTTCTCAATCTTCTCAGCCACAAATGGGACCGTTGTCGGTTCAATGACCTCTACAACGATTTTGTCTGGAAGCGGATTGCTGTCCTTATCAAAACCTTCCAGCAGCTCCTTGCCGCTGTCTCCCAAATCTTTTCGCAGCTCCTCCAAGCCTTGAGCTTTGGTGATAAAGGTGGTTTTGCTAATTTCCGGCATCGCCGCGATTTCCTTTTGCAGCGTTTCACGCATGGTTTGTTCTACATTCAGCTCCAAAAATACGTTAACCTCCACCTGGCTATCCGCCTGATCAGCCAAGGAGTTGACGTTAAGCACCAGCATAATAAACACACCCAGTATAAGCAGTGACACAACAATCGAGGTGACGGATGCCACGGACATCCAGCCATTGCGGAATATGTTTTTGAAGCCTTCCCGCAGATGACGCAAGAAGGTATTAAAAGTCATATCCGTACTCCCCTCTCACCTGATCCCTTACGATGTTACCATTTTCGATGGCAATGACGCGTTTACGCATGGAGTTTACGATGTCCTTATTGTGTGTCGCCATAACAATGGTCGTGCCGCGAAAATTAATTTCGTCCAGCAACTGCATGATCTCCCACGATGTTTCGGGGTCCAAATTACCTGTGGGTTCATCGGCAATGATCACGGACGGATTGTTGACAATAGCCCGTGCAATAGCTACGCGCTGCTGCTCCCCACCGGAAAGCTGGGCAGGCTCGCGATTCATTTTCGTTTTCAAGCCAACCAATTCGAGCACTTCCGGCACCCGTTTGCGAATCAGCTTCTTGGGAGCCTCAATGACTTCCATCGCAAAAGCGACATTCTCATAGGCCGTCAAACGCGGCAAAAGCCGGAAATCCTGAAAAATGACTCCGATGTTACGACGAACGTAGGGAATTTTACGCTGCTTGAGCTTCCCGATATTAAATCCATTAACTGAAATTTGCCCCTTGGTCGGTACTTCTTCTCTATAAATAAGCTTCATAAAAGTCGATTTACCCGCCCCGGACGGGCCGACTACGTATACGAATTCATTACGGTCAATTTTGACCGATACTCCCTGAAGTGCGTGGGTTCCATTAGTATAGGTCTTCCACACATCCTGCATTTCAATCACTCGATCACTTCCCGCTGCTTAATCATAATACGTATAACTTAATATCCATTCGACATATTCCATGCATTTCCTTTAAAAAGTCCTGTATTTCATCATACCGTTTATCATTGTAACAAATTTGTTACCTAAATAGTACCGAAAGTTTTCTGCTTTTGGCACATATATATGAATATTATGGCACATGAACACGCTGCCAAGCTTACGAGACAGGAGACAGCCGCATTATGAAAAAAATTCATTTATCCTTCATCTGGATATGGACTGTAATTCTGGCGTTGGCCATGTTGTGGGGAGGACTGCATCTGTACGCCGACAGGCAAACGCTGCCGAAAGGCGTAACAGTCGGAGGAGTCAATGTGGGAAATATGGATAAAACAGCCGCGCTCCGACTGCTGGACACAAAGCTGAATACATTGAAGCAACGCCCCCTGATCCTGACGGACAGCGACAGTAGCGCGCAGGATATCAAGCTTACGCTCGGGGAAGCGGGTATCCACTATGAAGCGAAGGCATTCCGTGATGCCGTGAATGCGCTCGTCTCGGAGCATCTTTGGACTCGTGCGCAGACGCGGTTTTCCTTTGGAAAAGAATGGACCATCACACCTTCCCGGCAGGAGTCAGCCTTGCAGGCCAGGTTCGGAGCTAATTGGGAGGAACAGCGTTACGGCAAGCCTGTCAATGCCGTGCGCCAGATCGACGGGGACGATCAGATTCGCTATATTCCCGGCCGCTCTGCCAGGCGCCTGGATTGGCCCAAGCTGGGCGTAGCGCTGGATAAGGAGCTGCCCAAGGATTTTACCGCTTCCGGGGAGCCAGTGCGGGTAGAGCTGCCGTTTCGTCAACTAGAGCCGGACATTATGGTGGACAGTCTGCGGAGCGAAGGGATTGAGCGCAAAATTGTCCAGTTTTCCACCAGCCTCAGCAGCAGCTCGGAAGGACGTGTGTACAACGTCAATTCAGCGGCAAGCACCGTTGACGGTTTGATTCTCAAGCCGGGCGAGATATTCGATTATGGTCAGATCATTGCCAAGGCTGAGCGCACACATGGCTTTCGTGAAGCTCCCGTGATCGTAAACGGGCAGCTGGAACCGGGCATTGGCGGCGGGATTTGTCAGGTATCCAGCACCGTCTATAAT carries:
- a CDS encoding rRNA adenine N-6-methyltransferase family protein: MNAIHFIREYIRHPRSVGAVIPSSKQLAKQITTPIYFDQASCIIEYGAGTGVFTQELIKNKRPDTLLLVIEANESFYKTLQSKYGHLEQVHVIHGSAEHVARYMKQYHVSKVDYIVSGLPFTSLPAALSSLILGQTAEVLGQEGKFITFQYSKVKHNFFRTFFGDIQIKKVHYNVPPAYVFTCSL
- a CDS encoding serine protease; the protein is MNLEWALQWGWSVLNACLYLLLQPFYYISILIVALGYRRQMLLERKLFHTRLHNWPGETWRVVWSGLIAGLALSALGMFVSVHLTTASIVCLWVTTLLLMLVRVRYLCLAYSVGLLGVAQFALNVAEGWQPVGTLGTSVAAIRGLDIPALLVLVAVLHVAEALLVRWQGGKAATPLFVEGKRGRLVGGYRMEDLWPIPLLLLVPVQGGFALPWTPLFGDGTGYMLAALPVLMGFSSVTLGQLPRQKAVLTSNRLLLYSGALLLLSLLAAWWSPLTLVAALFSFLAHEALIWYGNMEESRLSPMFVHPEQGLRVLAVLPDSPATAMGILPGEAIYRVNSVVVNSRNELHQALRINSAFCKLEVRNLQGESKFVQRGMYDGDHHQLGVVLAPDADANWAVSIRPASIYRIVAMRLGARRRKGGQASKTESPSLDTIEK
- a CDS encoding S41 family peptidase, translated to MLKKSTAVLLMVIGLLGGSLLTFAYTGTTTVGSSALGEGLLASVTGSSSTSRSDIRKIETAMDLIQGQYYQDVDRTKLVDGAINGMMESLGDPYSSYMGKETAQQFEQSIEGSFTGIGAEVAAENGKVVVVTPIKGSPAEKAGLRSKDIILSVNGETLDGLDLNKAVSKIRGPKGSQAKVKIQRNGSPDPLEYTITRDSIDMETVTAHMESGGVGVITITQFSLNTADRFKEELAKLEKQGLKGLVIDVRNNPGGVLSVVIDIAQQFVPSGKTIVQVEDKNQKREEEKSKGSSKKYPVTLLMNKGSASASEILAGALQQSAGAVLIGENSFGKGTVQTSYDKQMGDGSLLKITIAKWLTPDGTWIHKKGIKPDIAVEQPEFFTAAPLNKEKPLKYNMNSGDVKNAQIILQGLGYKPGREDGYFDKVTESSVNAFQKQAKLTVNGVIDAKTAAAMEAKLIEKIRDPKNDNQLKQGIEEIRKEMKTSAAK
- a CDS encoding peptidoglycan DD-metalloendopeptidase family protein, which translates into the protein MKKTGSVLAATLVAALLIQPSDGYAKSMHEINSQLNQLEKQAQSAKQQQEKAAQDKQYAQHYKNKTVQNLKIVLDQINSVSDQLTRVAVQIDQTEDNLRATKKDLSEAIDRIQAREKMLETRVRLMYTDGTVSYMDVLMSSASFSDFLSRVDSLKTIVEQDQILLDEHKKDKALVVSKKKQLDTEYKNAKKLYALKQDAKVELNSKEKEKQRLIANYDHDIAESDEISEEQNDMLVALANKRVGLLQEKNKLRAEQAAKAARARAAARAAEAKRYASSSSGAGSNSSHTAASTYTGGSGTLALPVSNYRLSSTFGMRVHPITGKLKGHTGIDMAAPQGTDIHAAEDGVVIVAEWWSGYGNTVVIDHGDGLWTLYGHIRNGGTVVRTGQTVKRGQKIAEVGSTGNSTGPHCHFEVRENNKPVNPMNYL
- the ftsX gene encoding permease-like cell division protein FtsX, with the translated sequence MTFNTFLRHLREGFKNIFRNGWMSVASVTSIVVSLLILGVFIMLVLNVNSLADQADSQVEVNVFLELNVEQTMRETLQKEIAAMPEISKTTFITKAQGLEELRKDLGDSGKELLEGFDKDSNPLPDKIVVEVIEPTTVPFVAEKIEKLNTIHPEKPILKVRYGKGTVETLFTITKLIRNVGFIFVAGLGLMSMFLISNTIRVTILARRREIGIMKLVGATNFFIRWPFFIEGALIGLMGSVITVGILFAGYQRLLTAVQGDIALNMLKLMPLQGVWIQLSALLIILGMLVGIVGSTLSMRKFLKV
- the ftsE gene encoding cell division ATP-binding protein FtsE, producing MIEMQDVWKTYTNGTHALQGVSVKIDRNEFVYVVGPSGAGKSTFMKLIYREEVPTKGQISVNGFNIGKLKQRKIPYVRRNIGVIFQDFRLLPRLTAYENVAFAMEVIEAPKKLIRKRVPEVLELVGLKTKMNREPAQLSGGEQQRVAIARAIVNNPSVIIADEPTGNLDPETSWEIMQLLDEINFRGTTIVMATHNKDIVNSMRKRVIAIENGNIVRDQVRGEYGYDF
- a CDS encoding VanW family protein, which produces MKKIHLSFIWIWTVILALAMLWGGLHLYADRQTLPKGVTVGGVNVGNMDKTAALRLLDTKLNTLKQRPLILTDSDSSAQDIKLTLGEAGIHYEAKAFRDAVNALVSEHLWTRAQTRFSFGKEWTITPSRQESALQARFGANWEEQRYGKPVNAVRQIDGDDQIRYIPGRSARRLDWPKLGVALDKELPKDFTASGEPVRVELPFRQLEPDIMVDSLRSEGIERKIVQFSTSLSSSSEGRVYNVNSAASTVDGLILKPGEIFDYGQIIAKAERTHGFREAPVIVNGQLEPGIGGGICQVSSTVYNAALRVGLDIVERRNHSLPVSYLPKGQDATFATGSINFRFKNNTGKHLLLRAAVQNRTLTVKFFGTFPSNVSYELESRTVRVLPIPEKTIRNDSLSPGFYQVLRQGKAGYVVETYRMKIVDGKTVERTRISRDTYRAQQRIVAVHSGSTSPEPQTREQQEPIVEDGISE